The DNA region TTCAACCACCAGAAAGGCCGGCTTGGGCGTCAAGTCCTTGCGGAAGAGGCCCGCCCCGAAAATATTCTCGTCCCAGCCCCATTGCAGCAGTTGCGAGGCGTAACCGTCCACCAGATTCCACCAGACGATGGAACGGTTTTGTTCGCCTGAAAACCAGATTTTGAACAGGTTCTCGGTCATTCTCGCCTGGATTTCCTCGCCCTTGCCCGGCTCGTTATAAGACGGGATCGAGATTTCGCTGATATGGATATCCTTGGCGAAGGTGGCGTAAAACGACTGGCAGGCAAGCAGGTTTTCCGCATTCAACGACGTGTTGAGCCGCTCGTGAAGCACTTCTTTCTTTGAGAAAAGATGGTACTGCATGCCGATGCCGTCCACCTTGCACCCGCTTAGCAGCAGATGTTGCAGGTAGAGATAAAAGCGGCTGGAATCACCTGTAAAGGCATCCCATGTACGCTCGGTATCCTCATTGGCGATGAGTTCACAATTCGGGAATAACTCCTGCGCCAGTTTGAAGTAATAAATATGACAGTCCTTCATGAAGCTGCGCCGGTCACGTGACAAAAACTCGTTGACCACATCCCAGACCGGAATTTTGTCGGCAAACCGATGGGCCAGTTCCTTGATCCGCAAGGTCAGTTGCGGGTCAAGGGATTCGGGGGTGCGGGGGAGCCATTCAGGAAGCCCTGAGCCGTCCCATACGAGGTTGTGTGCCTTGGGTTCGACCTCCACTTTTTTGCACCATTCGAGCATAAATTCAGGATTAGGGCGGCGGTGGATCGGGGGACTGTTTTTGTCAAAA from bacterium includes:
- a CDS encoding endo-1,4-beta-xylanase, which produces MDMDKWLERLDLDKNGLSAVVSGNIKKYRMGDFRLSVREANNAPVTGAKLTVKQVSHDFKFGSNAFMAGGFETAERNATYDAVFKNTFNQAVLPFYWKDDEPQRGVYRFDKNSPPIHRRPNPEFMLEWCKKVEVEPKAHNLVWDGSGLPEWLPRTPESLDPQLTLRIKELAHRFADKIPVWDVVNEFLSRDRRSFMKDCHIYYFKLAQELFPNCELIANEDTERTWDAFTGDSSRFYLYLQHLLLSGCKVDGIGMQYHLFSKKEVLHERLNTSLNAENLLACQSFYATFAKDIHISEISIPSYNEPGKGEEIQARMTENLFKIWFSGEQNRSIVWWNLVDGYASQLLQWGWDENIFGAGLFRKDLTPKPAFLVVENLINKKWHTEQSLTTDQNGYATFNGFHGKYLVTIEKNGHKTVIPMHFNKAHYSCSTQI